aACTGTCATCCTTCTTTTTCACGAATAAAACTGGTGCGCCCCAAGGTGATACACTAAGTATGATATACCCCTTATCCAACAACTCGTTCAATTACTTCTTCAATTCTTTTAATTATTTTGGTCCCATCCAGTAAGGGGCCTTAGATAACGGTCTTGTTCCGGGTTTAAGCTCCAAACTGAAATCAATGTCTCTCTTAGGAGGTAATCCCGGTATTTCCTCCATAAAGACATCCATGAACTCTCCCAGAATTGGTATACTTGTTGCCGTAGGCTCCTCCACGCGAGTATCTCTCACTTGACACAGAATCATAGGACATCCCTTCCTTAAATAGGACTTTAAGGTCATGGCTGCTATTATCTTAACTTTGGGTTTCACCACGAAACCTCAATAAAACActctaatccccttaggacctcttaaagacacctTTTTCTTCTGGAAATCGATGCTAGCCTTATACTTACTCAACCAATCCATCTTCACAATGACCTCAAACCCATATAAAGGAAACTCAAACAAGTCAACTGGAAAGTCTACCTGCCCAACGACCATAGACACCCGCTTATACAGTTTACAacaagatacagactctcccgaaggtataaataCTTAATGTTTTACCAAcgcaaactctcccaaccccatAGTTgtggcatgactcttagacacaaaggAATGGGTAGCACCCGAATCAAATAATAAATACGTTAGCTTATTATTAATCAAAAATGTACCCATAACAACTTGTGCATCATCCTCCGCTTCTTGTTtatccatcatgaacaacttctCGCTGCTTTTCTGGCCTCCTCCCTGCACTGTGCTCGTCGATGATGTAGATTTTGAAGGAAATCGTAttataaatatcacatattttactttaaagttttagtcataaaaacttaagaatcttatgcatgcaaagcatataaataagtgtagaggaaaaccggttccttacattgaatatttcggtttatgggcacaagtaaggtctcctatcttcacttgttcttgagctatgatgagtaataggatgatcctccaaagacttcaagtatagaagccactcctcttgattgcatccaagattatcccttatctctactaaataatatgtgctagatatttgtttggtagtttaccttaaaattaattactaatactcatatattacactaataatattagtaatttgattgaacaatttggatcaacaTTTCTCTAATTTTCGAGAAATATGAAAGAGTGTAAGAGAGAGGTATgcatgaatgaataatattatgCATATAGAGAATGAATATCACTTAAaagagagaacaaaattctcccctTTTTAgcatggaaaaccggtggggagggagcCAATGCCAAGGGATGACatcttttattttgctttttggtCTACACAAgaaataggtgtgtaaggctatcaTGCTATAGGTATGATTAGctctattttatcacataaaataaatcaactaTAATGCATtataactccctccatttcggtccacttccataaaatggactaccattttattttgtcaatttgtcatttgtcacacaatatgtcacatgtaatataatacatgttattaattaattcgatgcatatttatcacataaatatcatttaataaattaattaaattacatataacaaattgactagtgatacttgatcacataaataaaatgggtcatttaattataattcacaacatcttgtaattataactaaccattcattctcatctttattgtttctcaaacaataaacaattttagtaataaagcatttttattactaaaataaatcttatttaatctcattaaaataagaaataatattctctctcgtaattgaattgttcaatcataaggaattgatcaacttgtatcgtcatacaattaatcaactttacagataagggcatcatcctttaggtgtgaccttaagggatcaactaaccaccaccgtcccacgacagtaacgtcaaactctagcaagccaatcgttaccgattaatgttggtcagttgactatataattaaatcatcccttacgtattcttaacatgagatttaaacatgtgatcatcatgatcgacaattgtgatcgtattattgtcggggacactccaacaatctcccacttgtcctcgacaagtgtgcgtcaccaattctcttgtcctattactatctcccactcaatgcaaggtgtctttcatgtcgtacttgcaagtgatcacatcgagagtggtttcctcgatctggagaataattgattgaccgaaattatctaccatagataccttccgagcgtggccacgcatttccagttcattactcctcgagtggccctgagatattgttttaaccctgacaaaggggtggacaattcctatcgcactattcccttcgactagccacagccatcataacccaaaatatgcccatttgaccccatttacgaaggtcgtagtaacataaatcaaagctaatttgaaactgtgccatcttaggcgaacagtctttagtcaaaagaatcgactcattagaatactatagtagctctcgccacgaccaggctatataaatttgccagaaatctataagcggtcactgctcgacaaagtgttcctaacagtctgcctatgtggtcgactagtcatctcacatgactgtatggcactgaacttgccatcaatcgcatcacactctagtcacttcgagacatcacctcatacaagtgactatgggcgaatactatgttaatccgggttcactttaacggggttcaatatcggcatacaacccgtttggatgtaacaaagtataataaaagagttttaaagtaaaactcgaacgacaaatgcgattatcacatatgaatagtcaatgcctgattattatttcatattctacaatcgttatcgattaatgttggtcagttgactatataattgaatcatcccttacgtattcttaaaatgagatttaaacatgtgatcatcatgatcgacaattgtgatcgcgttattgtcggggacactccaacagatTTGGCTGCTGAATTCTGATTCTCATTGTTATTCGGAGCTGATACGACCCACCATTACATTTGTAACCGACATTGTTATTGCCTTGGACACTCTGGTTATTCCATGTCCCAGCTGGAGGGTTACTAGCCATACTCTTGAGTCGGAGATTGAGAAATGTTCCCCTAGTAAGGTCGCTGATAACTCCCTCCTCCATAGCTTCTGTATTCGAATCTCTTGCAGCCAGTTCCACCATAATTGTAGCATGGAAACCTAGTGGTATCACTTGTACTCCGTCCGCCTCTCCCTCCATAACGTTACCCTCTGTAAAAGCAAGTTTCCCCAGAATAAGATTTAGCTTGATTTTAGTTACCTTGCTTATAGCTCGATTGATTACCACCTTCATTGTCAGCCTTGTGATTCTCACTCACCTTAGCCCCTTTGGCCATATTTGGCAGGCGTTCGGCGTGTGCTGCCCTTTCATAAACTTCTTTCAAGTCAGTGATTACTCCAGCTGGTAACCTCTCCATAATCCTTAGTGTCAACCCCCTCTCGGAACGGAAAACTAGAACTTGCTGAGTCATTATGTCCTCTGCATAGCGTGCTAGTTCATTAAACTTGATATAATACTCGGTCGCTGTCATGCTATCGGTCATGACGAAGGAGTCAAATCCAGCTTTCATTTAGTTCCGGACATGCTCTGGGACAAACTCACGTCTCATTGCAGTTTTGAACACTTCCCATGGAATTGCTGGTTCACCCAGATTCTTATAGTATTCCCGCGCGGTTGTCCTTTCTTGATACCACCATCCCCTAGCTTGACCCCTCAAGTAGAAAGCGGCCTAATCCACCTTCACGTCCCCCGGACAGTTAACCACCTCGAAAATGCTCTCCATTTCACGAATCCAATTGTCGAGCAGATTTGGTGCTCTTGTGCCCTTATATATGGTAGAATGATGGCGGGAAATAGCGGTGCTTAACGCGGATGTATCAAAAATATACTTCCTTTTTTCCTTTCCTACGttctttaaggcctcagtgaACATGTTATTATGCTTGCTCAACCTTGCTATCTCATCGATAGTCATGTTAGCGGCCCTACCAAAAGCagcagatctctttggcggcattttgagcttcaATAACCAAAACAagcgtaagcacatagcctacggctcaataTAAAACTTCCTCCCCCGCCAGcagagatactcggtcgagtacaagaaGCCACTCGACCGCTTaacacccactcggtcgagtacacacCTTACTCGGCTGAGTGTCCACACTCCACTAGCTACCCTCAAAATCACAGAATCCTCGCTCGGTCAAGTGTCAGGGTCACTCGAACGAGTACCTTACTCGGTTGAGTACCCTCCCCCACTCGgccgagtcatgtaaaacaggcCTCCTACACATATATCCCGACCCCATATACCATACAAATCATATTTCACTTATTCCTATAAACATGGCCCGTAGATAAATAAACACTCAACCACATATTTCATATTATGAGCACTTCACTCTAATTCCACATTTGCCAACATCACAAATAAATCATCCATGCATGCTATTTCACATTAcatatgttaggttcatatacctattattagactcctctaatagtgaactaattaactcattaattatttgttctttagatctagtgcatgcataactaaatgagagatttataagaaaaaataatgtcccttacattggttgttggttcgaaaatatgggtacaagtaaggtcaccttccttcacatgttcttgagcttaatatgatggatgatcctcctaagactccaagtatagaagacactcgaataagttgcacccaagattaatcccaaaaattcctactaatattaactagatatgtaatAGAAATGAAACCTTAATCATactaatattactagtattactacctctagtaatagattgagtgtattagtatttgtgagagtttttaGCAAATTGCATGTGAAGGAAAGTAAGTGGAAAAACAAGTAAAAACCAAGTAGGAAAAAttgagcaacaaatgctctaCTTAAGGAGCAAAACCGGTGCACCTTCTCCATGTAGGGAatctttttccttttatttttactcatttgtttagtgtaggtagagtagtgtaagaGTAGGTATGATTAAAGCTTATATGTTGTGTCACAATCACACTTTAATCAAcataaacaaaagacaaaagaacaTCTTTTGCTCtttcatttggccgaaataatggagccattttggtccatttttgccttttgtcatttgtcccaaaaatgcttataagtcatatgtttaactatcttacataataaattattaatgtaatcatttaacacttaaatattacaattaataatataatatacactccactttatGAGTactatactaccattatatcaacatataatgggtcttataattactagttagttaaaattacaacttcttgtaactttaaataactaattacctctacctcaaaacatatataTAACCTCCAGTAATTTAGCAATTTAACACTTacatactaaattaaatcttatttaatcacattacaataagacgcaaaattacaCTCCcctaattaaggaattaattaatctgtatcacatacaattaattaaatatctatttgggcctcatcctataggtgtgacctaaagggatcaactgaccaccaccgtcacacgacattaatgtcaaactctagttagccaatcattatcgattaatgacgatcagtcgactatataaagaatcgtTCCTCActtattcttagtatgagatttaattatgatattaaatcatgtgattgcactattgttgaggacacagtttccaacaatctcccacttgtccgagacaagtgtgcgtcaccatttctcttgtcctattacaatctaccactcaatgcaaggtgtcttgcaggtcgtacttacatttgatcatatcttgagtggtttcctcgatctggagagtaactgtctaaccggaattatctaccatagataccttccgagcgtggccacgcatttccagttaactactcctcgagtggccttgagatttcaaacaaccctgacaaggggtggacaattcctgtcgccctattccctttgttATGCCACAATCCATCATGACCCataatatacccagtttgacctcagttacgaaatcgtagagtataaatcaaagctaatcagaagttgttccaacttgggcgaatagtctctagtcaaaagaattgactcataagaatactatagtagctcttgccacgaccaggctttatgaattaccagaactctataagcggtcactgcccgacatagtgtcccatacagtctgcctatgtgatcgactagtcatcccatatgactctatggaacttgaacttgccaccaatcgcatcacactctagtcacttcgagacgtcacctcatataagtaactaggggcgaataccttgtcaatccagttcactttaatggggttcaatttgttctcaacaacccattcggatacgacaaagtAATgtgtgagtttaataaaactcaaacgataaatgcgattatcacatatgaatagtcaatacactattactacttcatatctataatctttagtgtattattaatactagtttagatgcaataaaagtttggaaagtagatatacccgatatccatatattctaactttattaattgctatttccttccattcaatatCATCTTTAATGACATGAATTTTAtccaagtatatgtctagacatCTTACTAGAgatgggctctttaacttgaaagatgctcccactgttatcgcataacttgtgacaaaatcatttgtagatggattcactcttaatccctatcttgaccattttatcacaattaacttagattccttttgtagtatCTGCAAtacgcgaaactaaaacacccttttagtctcttactccttagtcaataagacatcctatgATTATaacaaatccctttaagtttggaaactaaagtttgtgcaacccttcaacacgtaacttagtttatcatccaaacatatgaatgaatccttaattcttctcaagaatctcaaggatgttctttaagggtCTCACTAGCCATatgatgggaattatcttgttattgacttatcatgccctacgcatatggttcatcacagcacgtgtgtctgttggcatacataatcgttctaatggcggaaacattagagatcgatttcatgtaatcaacaacttaataggttcagtgaacgactatgattccatcatagtaattcaactttcatcatcatgaataagccatttaaccttgttgatgttacaacagatacaaaagatcttatcctcataagactctcaacactatgccaatattctctctcatagattcaaaaatctagaatattttgcatccctttccaagtctcccagtcactcttgacagaagagagcattggtacattattctcaataattaatatgttatcaacatataagacatggaaaaacaattctagctcccacttaacttcatgtataatcatgattcttcaatcatgtgaatgaaaccattcactattatcacatgaacgagaagtataatcctttaatgctagcttaagaccatcttgtgatcacttaagatagctacgcataatatgttaggattcttagatcttcatctaaggttttttgtttcaaacacttcattctctaaattcccattttagaaaaacgAATTTTTATTTGTCATTCTTCAtcaaatgaaatgcggcaattcctaacataattaatcttgatcaacatgttcatgtaaatcttatgcatttgagtactctgaagctctatttacctttaaggagaccctcgcctttatgtaaatctactcttgagtgactattttcggattgtaatgctatggcttgtatgtaacaaagtcgatttaggacaataccattactttcgcaaagcaatattttaacaataagacatgtgtgctaaactcccactgagctatactcccactctatctttatagattatagttccattactttcacaaagtaacacaattactataagacatgtttgtgacgatctcatctactcccactctatctcttagaaatagcTATATCTTctaaagagatagctttgtgagacacaaacatatatatagtgGAATACTAGGAGTTCCTCTAGACTGACTAATTAggtc
Above is a genomic segment from Silene latifolia isolate original U9 population unplaced genomic scaffold, ASM4854445v1 scaffold_88, whole genome shotgun sequence containing:
- the LOC141640527 gene encoding uncharacterized protein LOC141640527, translating into MDKQEAEDDAQVVMGTFLINNKLTYLLFDSGATHSFVSKSHATTMGLGEFALVDFPVDLFEFPLYGFEVIVKMDWLSKYKASIDFQKKKVSLRGPKGIRVFY